The following DNA comes from Ardenticatenales bacterium.
GGTACCCCTTCCTCAGCGCCAACATGCGCGACAAAAGCACGGGCCAGACGCCCACCGACCTGGGCATTCAGCCGTTTACGTTGGTGACGGTGAACGGCATTCGTGTGGGCATCATTGGCCTGACGACGACCAGCACCCCGGTGACGACCAATCCCGTCAATGTGAGCCGCTTTACGTTTGAGGATTATGAGCCAACGCTGCGCGCGGTTGTGCCCCAGGCGCGGGCGGCGGGCGCGGAGATGATCGTTGTGCCGGCACATATCTGTCAGGATGAGATGGAATCACTCGCCCGCCGCGTGGGAGACCTGGGCATCGCCATGATCGGCGGTGGGCATTGCAACGAGCTATTTGCCAAAGAGATCAACGGTATTGTGCTGCTGGAGGGCGGGTATCACCTGACCGGTTATGCCCGGGCCACCTTCCAGTTTGACACGGCCACGGATGAAGTGGTCAGCAGCACATTTGGCGTGGGCCGGAATCGCGGCGCGGCGGCGGAGCCAACGGTGCAGGCCATCGTTGCCCAATGGCGGGAGGAAGCGGACGCGGAACTGAACCAGACGATTGGCTACAGCGTCAACGGTATCGCCCGCCGCGGTACGCTGATGGAATCGCTGATCACGGAGACGTGGCTGTGGGGTTATCCGACGGCGGATGTGGCTTTTACTAATCGCGGCGGCATCCGTGCCGGCATTTCGCCGGGCGATCTGACGCTGGCGGACATCATCGGCGTGTTGCCGTTTGATAATGTGCTGGTGGACTTGCAGTTGAGCGGCAGCCAGATCATGCAGCTTTTGTCGCGGAGCCAGTTGGCGTTTGGCGGCCTGCGGCGGCAGGGGACCGGCTGGGTGGTGGCGAAAACGGGGGAGCGGCTGGACCCGGCGGCGACGTACAGCGTCCTGGTGACGGATTTTTTGTATGCGGGTGGGGATGGGCTGACGATGCTGGCGCAGTTTGACCCGGATGGGTACAACACGGCGATTGATTGGCGACAGCCGATTATTGATTGGGTGATGGCGCAGGACTCGACGAGTGCGCGGCCGATTGACGAGGCGGTGGTTGAGTTGGGTCAGTAGTCCGTTGCGGGGATTGCCGGCATTCTTACCCCTATGCTACACTTCTCCCATTCCTGGTTGCCCGCAAGAATTGCAGGAATTCTCACGAATTATTGCCCATGGATTAGTATGGAGTGACAAATGGACAGCAGTCATGACGGTAAGGGTAGGGATGTCCTCAAGTTTGCGGTGTTGGCCGTGATCATGGTGGGGGCTATTTTGGTGGTTTCGTGGGTGCGACCGCTGGTTTTTGGGCGGATTGTGCCGGCAATTGTCGGAGATTTTCTCACGCCCATGCCCGCTACAAATGTAGAACTGCCGGCTCCCCCGGCGGAAGAACCGCCTATCGTGCCCACGGAGGAACTACCCGACGCGCCGGGAGCCAATACCCCCACCCTGGAGGCAGAGACTGTGGAGCAAGATGCCGGCATTCCCACCCCCACCCCACTTATTCACATCATCCAACGCGGCGAAAACCTGATCACCATCGCCGCCCAATACAACGTCACCGTGGACGCCATTCTGCAACTAAACGGCCTCGCCAACCCCAACCAGATCGTCGCCGGCGACCCCCTCC
Coding sequences within:
- a CDS encoding LysM peptidoglycan-binding domain-containing protein, with product MDSSHDGKGRDVLKFAVLAVIMVGAILVVSWVRPLVFGRIVPAIVGDFLTPMPATNVELPAPPAEEPPIVPTEELPDAPGANTPTLEAETVEQDAGIPTPTPLIHIIQRGENLITIAAQYNVTVDAILQLNGLANPNQIVAGDPLLIPEP
- a CDS encoding bifunctional metallophosphatase/5'-nucleotidase, with protein sequence MRGKWVCLGVLCLLLAGCDGAPPVAPATTVVESVAPVAQSDVREITILYTNDEHGWMEGMEPGEGAANLLTLWQEQEGYMPDGPFLVLSGGDMWTGPAISTWFQGASMAEVMDAMPYAAAAVGNHEFDFGLEALRKRAEASRYPFLSANMRDKSTGQTPTDLGIQPFTLVTVNGIRVGIIGLTTTSTPVTTNPVNVSRFTFEDYEPTLRAVVPQARAAGAEMIVVPAHICQDEMESLARRVGDLGIAMIGGGHCNELFAKEINGIVLLEGGYHLTGYARATFQFDTATDEVVSSTFGVGRNRGAAAEPTVQAIVAQWREEADAELNQTIGYSVNGIARRGTLMESLITETWLWGYPTADVAFTNRGGIRAGISPGDLTLADIIGVLPFDNVLVDLQLSGSQIMQLLSRSQLAFGGLRRQGTGWVVAKTGERLDPAATYSVLVTDFLYAGGDGLTMLAQFDPDGYNTAIDWRQPIIDWVMAQDSTSARPIDEAVVELGQ